A part of Melittangium boletus DSM 14713 genomic DNA contains:
- a CDS encoding GDSL-type esterase/lipase family protein, producing the protein MPTALESKHTSVGLTLALTLALAVGLSLAPVPEALRPIPSLARGPVGPQLWALVSTSSAGSTRKAVGVEPDGDPHSPEVPDLPEEEEPEEPLAEVQEPDAGTGSPDVPSAPVATTDTLGLADLGPATRASALRMEALREKMGARHVDLDLGCRRMGPSGCEENGLAPFFDALRALREGRRTAPVRVEHLGDSLIASDHITDVVRERLQERHGSGGKGFLYVDRPTRSGRGVRAGQASPGWEFTRVIDRAPPRDRLPFTGVAFAAGVNSSQDVRFSVEDARGAEIFFLAQPGGGSLQVLVDGKPLQRVQTRWTPAEVASARVKLPEGARTLTLKTRGKVELHGVSLENGQPGVVYDTLGLPGAYAGVFLRAHPPYFRAQMRQRKPALVVLMFGGNEAFRLSREWTKPEEIREEAQQLVKRVRESVPDAACLVWSPIDAAVRTLGGELVPRRGSRAVAEIFHEVAREGGCAYWDALDAMGGEGSSIPWLSAGMLNADLIHPRAKGSNLLGHLFDLAIQRAWAANAPPRVALVDPAGLQNVDKALNATFTRLLALEKGEGSRLGILQMGASHTASHYFTDALRGALTKRFGDAGRGFIAAGRASERLAPAGVSRELTGDWTVEDALQNPAPGQAWGLSGVRAVGAPGAEWSIRFCEGCPSAVTPAARLSLYWLDGPGAGRMDVKVDGAPLPPEPPPPEPFTTPTVRIRSFPVSGPAHLLSVSNAGGGPITVLGAAMDLEQRGVTYDAVGLPGATAATVAGMEPQALAAQLSSRKPQLLVFWYGTNESGLGNLDGPTLRADYGALISRLKQDAGGAECLVLGTTDRQQQRADGTWEDTPGLATVVTVLPEVARDQGCAYWSARAAMGGERGMLRWRKDGKGHADGTHLTPEGYQQLAGQLLTDVLAAYESFKAQPPALASEGR; encoded by the coding sequence ATGCCGACCGCGTTGGAGTCCAAGCACACATCGGTCGGGTTGACGCTCGCCCTGACGCTCGCGCTCGCGGTAGGGCTGTCGCTCGCCCCCGTGCCGGAGGCGTTGCGTCCCATCCCCAGCCTCGCGCGGGGGCCCGTGGGGCCGCAACTGTGGGCGCTCGTCTCCACCTCCAGTGCCGGTTCCACGCGCAAGGCCGTGGGCGTGGAGCCCGATGGAGACCCGCACTCGCCCGAGGTGCCCGACCTTCCCGAGGAGGAAGAACCCGAGGAGCCGCTGGCCGAGGTCCAGGAGCCCGACGCGGGAACGGGCTCCCCGGACGTCCCATCCGCCCCCGTGGCCACCACCGACACGCTGGGGCTCGCCGACCTGGGCCCCGCGACGCGGGCCTCGGCCCTGCGGATGGAGGCGCTGCGCGAGAAGATGGGCGCCAGGCACGTGGACCTGGACCTCGGCTGCCGACGCATGGGGCCCTCGGGGTGCGAGGAGAATGGACTCGCGCCCTTCTTCGACGCGCTGCGGGCCCTGCGCGAGGGCCGCCGCACCGCCCCCGTGCGCGTGGAGCACCTGGGCGATTCGCTCATCGCCTCGGACCACATCACCGACGTGGTGCGCGAGCGGTTGCAGGAGCGCCATGGCTCGGGCGGCAAGGGCTTCCTCTACGTCGACCGCCCCACCCGCTCCGGCCGCGGCGTGCGCGCGGGCCAGGCCTCCCCGGGCTGGGAATTCACCCGCGTCATCGATCGCGCTCCGCCGAGGGACCGGTTGCCCTTCACCGGCGTCGCCTTCGCCGCGGGCGTCAACAGCTCCCAGGACGTGCGCTTCTCCGTGGAGGACGCACGCGGCGCGGAGATCTTCTTCCTCGCCCAACCCGGGGGCGGCTCCTTGCAGGTGCTCGTGGACGGCAAGCCGCTGCAACGCGTGCAGACGCGCTGGACGCCCGCCGAGGTCGCCTCCGCCCGGGTGAAGCTGCCCGAGGGCGCCCGGACACTGACGCTCAAGACGCGCGGCAAAGTGGAGCTGCACGGCGTGTCGTTGGAGAACGGGCAGCCCGGCGTGGTGTACGACACCCTGGGCCTGCCGGGCGCCTACGCGGGCGTCTTCCTGCGCGCGCATCCGCCCTACTTCCGCGCCCAGATGCGCCAGCGCAAGCCCGCGCTCGTGGTGCTCATGTTCGGCGGCAACGAGGCCTTCCGCCTCTCGCGCGAGTGGACGAAGCCCGAGGAGATCCGCGAGGAGGCCCAGCAGCTCGTCAAGCGGGTGCGCGAGTCCGTGCCGGATGCCGCGTGCCTCGTCTGGTCGCCCATCGACGCGGCGGTGCGCACGCTCGGCGGAGAGCTGGTGCCGCGCCGGGGCTCGCGCGCCGTGGCGGAGATCTTCCACGAGGTGGCCCGGGAGGGCGGCTGCGCCTACTGGGACGCGCTCGACGCCATGGGCGGCGAGGGCTCCTCCATCCCGTGGCTGTCCGCCGGCATGCTCAACGCGGACCTCATCCACCCGCGCGCCAAGGGCTCCAACCTGCTCGGGCACCTCTTCGACCTGGCCATCCAGCGCGCCTGGGCCGCGAACGCGCCGCCCCGCGTGGCGCTCGTGGACCCCGCGGGCCTCCAGAACGTCGACAAGGCCCTGAACGCCACCTTCACGCGGCTGCTCGCGCTGGAGAAGGGCGAGGGCTCGCGCCTGGGCATCCTCCAGATGGGCGCCTCGCACACGGCCTCGCACTACTTCACCGATGCCCTGCGCGGCGCGCTGACGAAGCGCTTTGGCGACGCGGGCCGGGGCTTCATCGCCGCGGGCCGGGCCTCCGAGCGGCTCGCTCCCGCGGGCGTCTCGCGCGAGCTGACGGGGGACTGGACGGTGGAGGACGCCTTGCAGAACCCCGCGCCCGGACAGGCCTGGGGCCTGAGTGGCGTGCGCGCGGTGGGTGCTCCCGGCGCCGAGTGGAGCATCCGCTTCTGCGAGGGGTGCCCCTCCGCCGTCACGCCCGCCGCGCGGCTCTCCCTCTACTGGCTGGACGGGCCCGGAGCGGGCCGCATGGACGTGAAGGTGGACGGCGCGCCCCTCCCGCCCGAGCCCCCTCCCCCCGAGCCCTTCACCACCCCCACGGTGCGCATCCGCTCCTTCCCCGTCTCCGGCCCCGCCCACCTGCTGTCCGTGAGCAACGCGGGCGGCGGGCCCATCACCGTGCTCGGCGCGGCGATGGACCTGGAGCAGCGCGGCGTCACCTATGACGCCGTGGGCCTGCCGGGCGCCACCGCCGCCACCGTGGCCGGCATGGAGCCCCAGGCGCTCGCCGCGCAGTTGTCCTCGCGCAAGCCCCAGCTGCTCGTCTTCTGGTACGGCACCAACGAGAGCGGCCTCGGGAACCTGGACGGCCCCACGCTGCGCGCGGACTACGGCGCCCTCATCTCCCGGCTCAAGCAGGACGCGGGCGGCGCCGAATGCCTCGTGCTCGGCACCACGGACCGGCAGCAGCAGCGCGCGGATGGAACGTGGGAGGACACGCCGGGACTGGCCACCGTGGTGACGGTGCTCCCCGAGGTCGCGCGCGACCAGGGCTGCGCGTACTGGTCCGCCCGGGCCGCCATGGGCGGCGAGCGCGGCATGCTGCGCTGGCGGAAGGACGGCAAGGGCCACGCGGACGGCACCCACCTGACGCCCGAGGGCTACCAACAGCTCGCGGGCCAGTTGCTCACGGACGTGCTCGCGGCCTACGAGTCCTTCAAGGCCCAGCCCCCCGCCCTCGCCTCGGAAGGCCGCTGA
- a CDS encoding MBOAT family O-acyltransferase, giving the protein MYFHSLQFLFFLTATFVLYWAVSQHKWARLGVLMVASLLFYSMWTPLPLLLFAAATGINHLCVKGMRRSRSDGVRRALLTFSIVSTLGVLCTFKYADLFRESARVLLEPLGVPVRAEPFGLLLPVGLSFFTFQALSYVIDNYRREISKEHTYFEHLLYLLFFPHLVAGPIVRASHLIERFDDVPSLTAEQGGQGLYRIAVGLAKKLVIADVLGSGLVDPVFATPEAYTSAECFVAAVAYSFELYFDFSAYSDIAIGTAALFGFKFEENFNRPYLATNLFEFWSRWHISLSTWLRDYLYRPMGGNRVSKPRALFNLMVVMGLGGLWHGADWRFAIWGLAHGAMECGIRVWWWLTGKPPKHGPVALVRAGFGMLATFLVVVLTRVVFRSPTLAHAGEMYERLLEGSTGLANVSTLVWVMLAVAAVSHVTPLRWFHQAGTLFVRMPVPVRAVVLVAVGLGVRHLASVETRPYVYFQF; this is encoded by the coding sequence GTGTACTTCCACAGCCTCCAGTTCCTGTTCTTCCTCACCGCCACCTTCGTCCTCTACTGGGCGGTGAGCCAGCACAAGTGGGCGCGGCTGGGCGTGTTGATGGTGGCGAGCCTCCTCTTCTATTCGATGTGGACGCCGCTGCCGCTCTTGCTGTTCGCCGCGGCCACGGGCATCAACCACCTGTGCGTCAAGGGCATGCGGCGCTCGCGCTCCGACGGCGTGCGCCGCGCGCTGCTCACCTTCTCCATCGTCAGCACGCTCGGGGTGCTGTGCACCTTCAAGTACGCGGACCTGTTCCGCGAGTCGGCCCGGGTGCTGCTCGAGCCCCTGGGCGTCCCCGTGCGGGCCGAGCCCTTCGGCCTGCTGCTGCCCGTGGGCCTGTCCTTCTTCACCTTCCAGGCCCTCAGCTACGTCATCGACAACTACCGGCGGGAGATCTCCAAGGAGCACACGTACTTCGAGCACCTGCTCTACCTGCTCTTCTTCCCGCACCTGGTGGCGGGCCCCATCGTGCGCGCCTCGCACCTCATCGAGCGCTTCGACGACGTGCCCTCGCTCACGGCCGAGCAGGGAGGCCAGGGGCTGTACCGGATCGCCGTGGGCCTGGCCAAGAAGCTCGTCATCGCGGACGTGCTGGGCAGCGGGCTGGTGGATCCGGTGTTCGCCACCCCGGAGGCGTACACCTCCGCCGAGTGCTTCGTGGCGGCGGTGGCCTACAGCTTCGAGCTGTACTTCGACTTCTCGGCGTACTCGGACATCGCCATTGGCACCGCGGCGCTCTTCGGCTTCAAGTTCGAGGAGAACTTCAACCGGCCCTACCTGGCGACGAACCTCTTCGAGTTCTGGAGCCGCTGGCACATCAGCCTGTCCACGTGGCTGCGCGACTACCTGTACCGGCCGATGGGCGGCAACCGGGTGTCCAAGCCCCGGGCGCTCTTCAACCTGATGGTGGTGATGGGGCTGGGCGGCCTGTGGCACGGAGCGGACTGGCGCTTCGCCATCTGGGGGCTCGCGCACGGCGCCATGGAGTGTGGCATCCGCGTGTGGTGGTGGCTCACGGGAAAGCCGCCCAAGCATGGCCCCGTGGCCCTGGTGCGCGCGGGCTTCGGCATGCTGGCCACGTTCCTGGTGGTGGTGCTCACGCGGGTGGTGTTCCGCTCGCCCACGCTCGCGCACGCCGGGGAGATGTACGAGCGGCTGCTGGAGGGCAGCACGGGGCTGGCCAACGTGAGCACGCTCGTGTGGGTGATGCTCGCGGTGGCGGCGGTGAGCCACGTGACGCCGCTGCGCTGGTTCCACCAGGCGGGCACCCTCTTCGTGCGCATGCCGGTGCCGGTGCGCGCCGTGGTGCTCGTGGCGGTGGGACTGGGCGTGCGCCACCTCGCGTCCGTGGAGACGCGCCCCTACGTGTACTTCCAGTTCTGA
- a CDS encoding DUF2381 family protein: MRESLPLRLEDENARLKKEENSLDHAFATLLAHGQVGKTPFRKERRVVLKNEGMDITVDLFSGPGKAAVVVQLSNTSNNDPWRFSEARLTADLSSRTARPFAIRMDRAEIINGQSGRIAVVADLSAFSLKEGIVDLALEIFREDGLQQVLVMMDHRLLRK; this comes from the coding sequence ATGCGCGAGTCCCTACCGCTCCGCCTGGAAGACGAGAACGCGCGGTTGAAGAAGGAGGAGAACTCGCTCGACCACGCGTTCGCCACGCTCCTCGCCCATGGGCAGGTGGGAAAAACGCCCTTTCGCAAGGAGCGAAGGGTCGTCCTGAAGAACGAGGGCATGGACATCACCGTCGATCTCTTCTCCGGGCCCGGGAAAGCAGCGGTCGTGGTGCAACTCTCCAACACGTCCAACAACGATCCGTGGAGATTCAGCGAGGCCCGGCTGACAGCCGATCTCTCCTCGCGCACCGCTCGACCCTTCGCGATTCGCATGGATCGGGCCGAAATCATCAACGGGCAATCGGGGAGAATCGCGGTCGTGGCGGATCTGAGTGCCTTCTCGTTGAAAGAGGGCATCGTCGATCTGGCGCTGGAGATATTTCGTGAAGATGGGTTGCAGCAGGTGCTTGTCATGATGGACCACCGGCTGCTTCGGAAGTAG
- a CDS encoding imm11 family protein yields the protein MAKRFFDMRIDVYVPGRWYLDDPQDLSGQEVEDIWAFTDGKPVEVRDRLRIPIFQPGKPLDIEFAGAGQAPIVSERVAAVFRELAPQDVQLFPVEVEGRTEPYFLLNVAREVRCIDDAACDEARLWTPEDGRPELVGEYHVVSGLRIDVSKVGDARVFRLWGWHPPIIVDGEIKDALERVGHEGAIFRAVTGPKEAMQEDDSRQPPHGNPELLRRVGEAREAAFLALGELEEESIVPIIPEGEAWPSGRQAWRIIHRSGGRTVCVTDGLSDPFSDQTEPSTGYGIELAIETDEPVDEDGGWLLQLLRRVSGEVLGHERLRVALSKGAISMEVPGEGMPESLVTKEGRVGALVGMGERTLPDSFSTPAGDVRLLIVKALSPQELAFLLEHGRKELLKRFARGDDNHLSRVGGKPMV from the coding sequence ATGGCGAAACGATTCTTCGACATGAGGATCGATGTGTATGTGCCGGGACGTTGGTATCTGGATGATCCCCAGGACCTCTCCGGTCAGGAGGTGGAGGACATCTGGGCGTTCACCGATGGAAAGCCCGTGGAGGTGCGGGATCGATTGCGGATCCCCATCTTCCAGCCTGGCAAGCCGTTGGATATCGAATTCGCGGGAGCGGGACAGGCACCCATTGTCAGCGAGCGGGTCGCCGCCGTGTTCCGCGAGTTGGCTCCCCAGGATGTTCAACTTTTCCCGGTCGAGGTCGAGGGACGAACCGAACCCTACTTCCTGCTGAACGTGGCGCGAGAAGTCCGGTGTATCGACGATGCGGCGTGTGACGAGGCTCGCCTCTGGACGCCCGAGGATGGTCGGCCGGAGCTTGTTGGGGAGTACCACGTCGTCTCGGGTCTTCGCATCGACGTGTCGAAGGTTGGAGACGCCCGCGTGTTCCGGCTCTGGGGCTGGCATCCGCCGATCATTGTGGATGGAGAGATCAAGGACGCGCTGGAGCGAGTGGGCCACGAGGGTGCGATATTCAGGGCTGTCACGGGTCCCAAGGAAGCCATGCAGGAAGACGACTCACGGCAACCACCGCATGGGAATCCAGAACTGCTGCGGCGGGTGGGCGAGGCACGGGAAGCCGCCTTCCTCGCGCTGGGCGAACTGGAGGAGGAGTCCATCGTCCCCATCATTCCAGAGGGCGAAGCCTGGCCGAGCGGTCGACAGGCATGGCGAATCATCCATCGTTCTGGAGGGCGAACCGTGTGCGTCACCGATGGGCTGTCGGACCCCTTTTCGGACCAGACGGAGCCATCGACGGGCTACGGCATCGAGCTGGCCATCGAGACGGATGAGCCAGTGGATGAGGATGGAGGTTGGTTGCTCCAATTGCTACGCCGGGTGAGTGGTGAAGTGCTCGGACACGAGCGGCTGCGTGTGGCTCTGAGCAAGGGCGCCATCTCGATGGAGGTCCCTGGCGAGGGCATGCCGGAGTCCCTGGTGACGAAAGAGGGGCGGGTGGGCGCGCTGGTGGGGATGGGAGAGAGAACTCTTCCTGACTCCTTTTCCACGCCAGCGGGTGATGTGCGCCTGCTCATCGTCAAGGCGTTGTCGCCCCAGGAACTCGCGTTCCTCCTGGAGCACGGACGCAAGGAACTGCTCAAGCGCTTTGCGCGGGGTGACGACAACCACCTCTCACGCGTTGGTGGGAAACCGATGGTTTGA
- a CDS encoding AHH domain-containing protein, protein MEESERAENEGALKAAGHRFGRVLGDNGARVLVVVALTALGGKTAMAARGPRMPGFTQAAARAQREGGFLLPGVLAGEVRSIALPAEGVLNVVLAPTAVAAVAMGPGGGIQGDPDGEVHHICTDKNEVSDASGGPWTPAFTRWFKRAGMELSDPANQVRIRGHKGPHPREYHEEVFRRLQAVMNRCRNTAQCRTELVDELTRIAKELTTAGTKLRKLITKNPEA, encoded by the coding sequence ATGGAGGAGAGTGAGCGCGCGGAGAACGAGGGCGCGTTGAAAGCCGCCGGACATCGCTTTGGACGGGTGTTGGGAGACAACGGAGCGCGGGTGCTGGTGGTGGTGGCGTTGACGGCGCTGGGGGGAAAGACGGCGATGGCGGCGCGGGGGCCGAGGATGCCCGGCTTCACGCAGGCGGCGGCGAGGGCCCAGCGCGAAGGAGGATTCCTGCTACCAGGAGTGTTGGCGGGAGAGGTGCGGTCGATTGCTCTGCCAGCGGAGGGAGTGCTCAACGTGGTGCTGGCGCCGACGGCGGTGGCGGCGGTGGCCATGGGGCCTGGAGGAGGCATCCAGGGAGACCCGGATGGAGAGGTGCACCACATCTGCACGGACAAGAACGAGGTGTCCGATGCCTCGGGCGGCCCGTGGACTCCGGCTTTCACACGTTGGTTCAAGCGGGCGGGAATGGAACTGAGCGACCCGGCGAACCAGGTTCGCATTCGAGGGCACAAGGGGCCGCACCCGCGCGAGTACCACGAGGAGGTTTTTAGACGTCTCCAAGCTGTCATGAACCGTTGTCGGAATACGGCTCAGTGCCGGACTGAATTGGTTGACGAACTCACTAGGATCGCGAAGGAACTCACGACGGCGGGAACGAAACTGCGGAAGCTCATCACCAAGAATCCCGAGGCTTGA
- a CDS encoding imm11 family protein: protein MTSVSDRLFFELDFDVYVPGRWYLAEPINLAGQEVEDIWTFTEGRSIEIREALRIPLSRPGRALDFDKTTVAGTPIVSERVAIVLRELAPQDVQLFPVEVEGRTEPYFLLNVARTILCIDDAACDEARLWMPEDGRPELVGQYHVVTGLRIDVSKVGDARVFRPWGYCPPIIVDREIKDALEHAEIAGAVFRDVTAPRRSV, encoded by the coding sequence ATGACTTCAGTATCGGATCGTCTTTTCTTCGAGCTTGATTTCGACGTCTATGTGCCGGGGCGCTGGTATCTCGCGGAGCCGATCAACCTCGCGGGGCAAGAGGTCGAGGACATTTGGACCTTCACCGAAGGCAGGTCGATCGAAATCCGGGAAGCACTCAGGATTCCGCTCTCCCGTCCGGGACGAGCCCTGGATTTCGACAAGACGACGGTTGCTGGAACGCCTATCGTCAGCGAGCGGGTCGCTATCGTGTTGCGCGAGCTGGCTCCCCAGGACGTACAACTCTTCCCGGTCGAGGTTGAGGGGCGAACCGAACCCTACTTTCTGCTGAACGTGGCACGGACCATTCTGTGCATCGACGATGCGGCGTGTGACGAGGCTCGCCTCTGGATGCCAGAGGATGGTCGGCCGGAACTCGTCGGGCAATACCATGTCGTCACGGGTCTTCGCATCGACGTGTCGAAGGTCGGAGACGCCCGCGTGTTCCGGCCCTGGGGCTACTGCCCGCCGATCATCGTGGACCGGGAAATCAAAGACGCCTTGGAGCACGCGGAGATAGCGGGCGCGGTATTCAGGGATGTCACCGCCCCTCGGCGTTCTGTTTAG
- a CDS encoding AHH domain-containing protein: MSGALALCVLLVTGCATTRRVTLETGRGESRVYTPVESRPVEVGEAAFRQAVAELVLDMKWDVALEPSGPEGRHLWLASAGGVVAGARGSTTSSLRLCEPTQEPDECPSLHAEGLTERRIRALSFALDTVWEGVEGTVGEVMNPAALRAMVVSMIGTALVMLVAPEPVTKFAALALTACLVAYLGVGPVWNIGRAFSRLMEESERAENEGALKAAGHRFGRVLGDNGARVLVVVALTALGGKTAMAARGPRMPGFTQAAARAQREGGFLLPGVLAGEVRSIALPAEGVLNVVLAPTAVAAVAMGPGGGIQGDPDGEVHHICTDKNEVSDASGGPWTPAFEDVFRRAGMKLSDPANQVRIRGHKGPHPREYHQEVLRRIQFMMRNCRGTASCRDALVGELSQIAKELTTAGTKLRKLITRNPEA; encoded by the coding sequence ATGTCCGGAGCGTTGGCGTTGTGTGTGTTGCTGGTGACGGGCTGTGCGACGACGAGGCGGGTGACGTTGGAGACGGGGCGGGGAGAGTCGCGCGTCTACACGCCCGTGGAGAGTCGGCCGGTGGAGGTGGGAGAAGCCGCCTTCCGGCAAGCGGTGGCCGAACTGGTACTGGACATGAAGTGGGACGTGGCGCTGGAGCCGTCCGGACCGGAGGGGCGGCACCTGTGGCTGGCCTCGGCTGGAGGCGTGGTGGCCGGCGCGCGAGGGAGTACGACGTCCTCTCTTCGGCTGTGCGAGCCCACCCAGGAGCCCGACGAATGCCCGAGCCTGCACGCGGAGGGACTGACGGAGCGGCGCATCCGGGCGCTGTCCTTCGCGCTCGACACGGTGTGGGAGGGCGTCGAGGGGACGGTGGGGGAGGTGATGAATCCCGCCGCGCTCAGGGCGATGGTCGTCTCGATGATAGGAACGGCGCTGGTGATGTTGGTGGCACCCGAGCCGGTGACGAAGTTCGCGGCCCTGGCGCTGACGGCGTGTCTGGTGGCCTACCTGGGAGTGGGTCCGGTGTGGAACATCGGGCGGGCGTTCTCGAGGCTCATGGAGGAGAGTGAGCGCGCGGAGAACGAGGGCGCGTTGAAAGCCGCCGGACATCGCTTTGGACGGGTGTTGGGAGACAACGGAGCGCGGGTGCTGGTGGTGGTGGCGTTGACGGCGCTGGGGGGAAAGACGGCGATGGCGGCGCGGGGGCCGAGGATGCCCGGCTTCACGCAGGCGGCGGCGAGGGCCCAGCGCGAAGGAGGATTCCTGCTACCAGGAGTGTTGGCGGGAGAGGTGCGGTCGATTGCTCTGCCAGCGGAGGGAGTGCTCAACGTGGTGCTGGCGCCGACGGCGGTGGCGGCGGTGGCCATGGGGCCTGGAGGAGGCATCCAGGGAGACCCGGATGGAGAGGTGCACCACATCTGCACGGACAAGAACGAGGTGTCCGATGCCTCGGGCGGCCCGTGGACTCCGGCTTTCGAGGATGTATTCCGGCGCGCGGGAATGAAGCTGAGCGACCCGGCGAACCAGGTGCGCATTCGAGGGCACAAAGGGCCGCACCCTCGTGAGTATCATCAGGAAGTTCTTCGGCGGATACAGTTCATGATGCGAAATTGTCGAGGCACTGCCTCATGTCGAGACGCATTGGTTGGTGAGCTATCCCAAATCGCGAAGGAACTCACGACCGCGGGGACGAAACTGCGGAAGCTCATCACCAGGAATCCCGAAGCATGA
- a CDS encoding M16 family metallopeptidase, translating to MKRWLGGVVVGLLAACATPGTPRPASVSAPVLVTSGNVTEADVDGVKVLIKRVPGAELVALRLDIQGGALNWDRESAGIEALAWATAVSSPDVQRRLDASGARLSSETGDAASALLAKCPREAWTDTFSLLRDVFLHPTLSPEDVERQRTRQLAALSDARENPRAHALELVRQSLFEGQPAELPPLGTEKTVRGLTRDALEAHLAKLRERHRLLLVVVGDVAPEDVLRQAHGFFARVEPGMPPGIAPPAPRFERPAVRLEARRLPTDQLLSGFLLPGWDAPDFAAALVAVTVLDERIFDELHMKRHLAYSAKALFDVTQARPWGHFAVPTREPGAVMAVLVAEARRLREETLSPESLRDSIARFNTLFLMANESLDSQAAMLSRAQRYAGDWRRARDLPVRLKEVTPEQVRAFANQYLRNLRTVLLGDTAKVEPSVLESL from the coding sequence ATGAAGCGCTGGTTGGGCGGAGTGGTGGTGGGGCTGCTCGCCGCGTGCGCGACGCCCGGGACGCCTCGACCGGCCTCGGTGAGCGCGCCGGTGCTCGTCACGAGCGGGAACGTCACCGAGGCGGACGTGGACGGAGTGAAGGTGCTCATCAAGCGCGTTCCCGGCGCGGAGCTGGTGGCCCTGCGGTTGGACATTCAGGGAGGGGCGCTCAACTGGGACCGGGAGAGCGCGGGCATCGAGGCCCTGGCCTGGGCGACGGCCGTGTCTTCTCCGGACGTTCAACGGCGCCTGGACGCATCGGGTGCCCGCCTCTCGTCCGAGACCGGAGACGCTGCCTCCGCGCTGCTCGCCAAGTGCCCGCGCGAGGCCTGGACGGACACGTTCTCGCTGCTGCGAGACGTCTTCCTGCACCCCACGCTGTCACCCGAGGACGTGGAGCGGCAGCGCACCCGGCAACTCGCCGCGCTGTCGGATGCGCGCGAGAACCCACGGGCTCATGCCCTGGAACTCGTGCGCCAATCCCTCTTCGAGGGGCAGCCGGCGGAGCTTCCGCCCCTGGGCACGGAGAAGACGGTGCGAGGGCTCACGCGTGACGCGCTGGAGGCCCACCTGGCGAAGCTGCGCGAGCGCCACCGGCTGCTCCTGGTGGTGGTGGGGGACGTGGCGCCCGAGGACGTCCTGCGTCAGGCGCATGGCTTCTTCGCGCGAGTCGAGCCCGGAATGCCTCCTGGCATCGCTCCTCCGGCGCCACGCTTCGAGCGGCCCGCGGTGCGGCTGGAGGCGCGGCGGTTGCCGACCGACCAGCTCTTGAGTGGCTTCCTTTTGCCGGGATGGGACGCGCCGGACTTCGCCGCGGCGCTGGTGGCGGTGACGGTGCTCGACGAGCGGATCTTCGACGAGCTGCACATGAAGCGGCACCTCGCGTACTCGGCGAAGGCGCTGTTCGACGTGACACAGGCACGTCCCTGGGGCCACTTCGCCGTGCCGACGCGGGAGCCTGGCGCGGTGATGGCCGTGCTAGTGGCGGAGGCGCGGCGCTTGCGCGAGGAGACGCTGTCACCCGAGTCCCTGCGCGACTCCATCGCCCGGTTCAACACGCTCTTCCTGATGGCGAACGAGTCCTTGGACAGTCAGGCGGCGATGTTGTCGCGAGCCCAGCGCTACGCGGGAGACTGGCGACGGGCGAGGGACTTGCCAGTACGCCTGAAGGAAGTGACGCCGGAGCAGGTGCGTGCCTTCGCGAATCAATACCTGCGCAACCTGCGCACCGTGCTGCTGGGGGACACCGCGAAGGTGGAGCCCTCCGTCCTGGAATCGCTCTGA